One Triticum dicoccoides isolate Atlit2015 ecotype Zavitan chromosome 5B, WEW_v2.0, whole genome shotgun sequence genomic window carries:
- the LOC119309886 gene encoding BON1-associated protein 2-like codes for HKVALLPMTTLEVTVLSAEEVVLKELLRRPLDRGAYAVVHMERPDGTLYTDKPTPRTGINDEDGDCNGYPYWGEAVRVTLPAGVPAIHVVICRWTDSVAAARVPVADFSVGPPGHLHCLSYRLLDTESVTKRRNGIVNITVKRLDGAQAKGKGGKDVEEAASGTGYSCCGGVAEEGKVSIAAATAAAPAGAVIGYPVEFYAAGQANGKGSV; via the exons cataaagtggcacttctcccaat GACGACCCTGGAGGTGACCGTGCTGTCAGCGGAGGAGGTCGTCCTCAAGGAGCTCCTGCGCCGCCCGCTGGACCGCGGCGCCTACGCCGTGGTGCACATGGAAAGGCCGGACGGGACGTTGTACACGGACAAGCCAACCCCGCGCACCGGAATCAACGACGAGGACGGCGACTGCAACGGGTACCCCTACTGGGGCGAGGCGGTGCGGGTCACGCTCCCCGCGGGCGTGCCGGCCATCCACGTGGTGATCTGCCGCTGGACGGACTCCGTGGCCGCGGCGCGGGTGCCCGTCGCCGACTTCAGCGTCGGCCCGCCGGGCCACCTGCATTGCCTCAGCTACCGGCTATTAGACACCGAGTCGGTGACGAAGAGACGCAACGGCATCGTCAACATCACTGTCAAGAGGCTCGACGGCGCGCAGGCCAAAGGGAAAGGCGGGAAAGACGTGGAGGAGGCCGCGAGTGGCACTGGTTATTCCTGCTGTGGTGGTGTCGCCGAGGAGGGGAAGGTGTCGATCGCCGCGGCTACGGCGGCGGCACCTGCCGGTGCGGTGATAGGCTATCCCGTCGAGTTCTATGCTGCTGGGCAGGCTAATGGAAAGGGCTCCGTATAG